The proteins below are encoded in one region of Carettochelys insculpta isolate YL-2023 chromosome 32, ASM3395843v1, whole genome shotgun sequence:
- the LOC142004617 gene encoding olfactory receptor 10D3-like, whose protein sequence is MYFFLCNLAMVDIGLSSISTPKLLAILWSQSRDISLGGCMSQVFFFHSLSSTECLLYTVMAYDRYVAICHPLRYLLIMNQRVCALLAAATWICSFIHSTILTSLTFTLPYCGSNVLDYYICDIFLLVKLACADTHVLETVTVTNSGLMPLICFLLIFASYIRIVCSLLRMNSAKEWRKAASTCSSHLAVVMLFFLPCALLYIRSQLSQMLVTFFPIFSTVVTPALNPAIYTLRNKDVKASLTKLRGAVFLTH, encoded by the coding sequence ATGTATTTCTTTCTCTGCAACCTTGCCATGGTGGACATTGGGCTCTCTTCCATCAGCACCCCAAAATTGCTGGCCATCCTCTGGAGTCAGAGCAGAGATATCTCTCTGGGTGGATGCATGTCCCAGGTTTTCTTCTTCCATTCCCTGAGCAGCACCGAGTGCCTTCTTTACACGGTCATGGCCTATGACCggtacgtggccatctgccacccACTACGCTACCTGCTCATCATGAACCAGAGGGTGTGCGCCCTCCTGGCTGCCGCCACCTGGATCTGCAGCTTCATTCACTCCACCATCCTCACCAGCCTGACCTTCACGCTGCCCTACTGCGGCTCCAATGTGTTGGACTATTACATCTGTGACATCTTCCTGCtggtgaagctggcctgtgccGACACACACGTCCTTGAGACCGTGACCGTCACCAACAGCGGATTGATGCCCTTGATCTGCTTCCTCCTCATCTTCGCCTCCTACATCAGAATCGTCTGCTCCTTGCTGAGGATGAACTCAGCCAAAGAATGGCGCAAAGCAGCCTCCACTTGCTCCTCACATCTGGCCGTGGTGATGCTCTTCTTTTTGCCCTGTGCCCTACTCTACATACGGTCACAACTGAGCCAAATGCTGGTGACCTTTTTTCCGATCTTCTCCACAGTGGTGACGCCCGCGCTGAATCCGGCCATCTACACCCTGAGGAACAAGGACGTGAAAGCTTCTCTGACAAAACTGAGAGGGGCTGTATTCCTTACCCACTGA
- the LOC142004618 gene encoding olfactory receptor 10D3-like: MVTHFILLGIPNSDGLQTILFFAFLAFYLCALLGNLLILSAVFTDSRLHTPMYFFLCNLAMVDIGLSSISTPKLLAILWSQSRVISLGGCMSQVFFFHSLSSTECLLYTVMAYDRYVAICHPLRYLLIMNQRVCALLAAAPWISSFIHSTILTSLTFTLPYCGSNVLDYYICDIFLLVKLACADTHVVETVTITNGGLVPLICFLLIFASYIRIVWSLLKMNSVKEWRKAASTCSSHLAVVMLFFLPCALLYTRSQLSQMLVTFFPIFSTVVTPALNPAIYTLRNKHVKASLTKLRGAVFPTH, from the coding sequence ATGGTGACTCATTTCATCCTCTTGGGGATCCCCAATTCTGACGGCCTCCAGACCATCCTCTTCTTTGCCTTCCTAGCCTTCTACCTTTGTGCCTTGTTGGGCAATCTGCTCATCTTGTCAGCTGTCTTCACTGACTCGCGcctgcacacccccatgtatttctttctCTGCAACCTTGCCATGGTGGACATTGGGCTGTCTTCCATCAGCACCCCAAAATTGCTGGCCATCCTCTGGAGTCAGAGCAGAGTCATCTCGCTGGGCGGATGCATGTCCCAGGTTTTCTTCTTCCATTCCCTGAGCAGCACCGAGTGCCTTCTCTACACGGTCATGGCCTATGACCggtacgtggccatctgccacccACTACGCTACCTGCTCATCATGAACCAGAGGGTGTGTGCCCTCCTGGCTGCCGCCCCCTGGATCTCCAGCTTCATTCACTCCACCATCCTCACCAGCCTGACCTTCACGCTGCCCTACTGCGGCTCCAATGTGTTGGACTATTACATCTGTGACATCTTCCTGCtggtgaagctggcctgtgccGACACACACGTTGTCGAGACCGTGACCATCACCAACGGTGGATTGGTGCCCTTGATCTGCTTCCTCCTCATCTTCGCCTCTTACATCAGGATCGTCTGGTCCTTGCTGAAGATGAACTCAGTCAAAGAATGGCGCAAAGCAGCCTCCACTTGCTCCTCACATCTGGCCGTGGTGATGCTCTTCTTTttgccctgtgccctgctctacACACGGTCACAACTGAGCCAAATGCTGGTGACCTTTTTTCCGATCTTCTCCACAGTGGTGACGCCCGCGCTGAATCCGGCCATCTACACCCTGAGGAACAAGCACGTGAAAGCTTCTCTGACAAAACTGAGAGGGGCTGTATTCCCTACCCACTGA
- the LOC142004620 gene encoding olfactory receptor 10D3-like has protein sequence MVTHFILLGIPNTDGLQTILFFTVLTFYLCTLMGNLLILSAVLIDSRLHTPMYFFLCNLAVLNIGMPSIGSPKLLTILWGQNRVISLGGCVSQAFFWHLLGSTECLLYTVMAFNRYVAICHPLRYLIIMNWRVCALLAAGTWIASIFHSAILTSLTFTLPYCGSNVVDYFFCDIFPVAKLACADTHILETVSFTNIGVVPMTCFLLILLSYVRIIFSVLKMKSGAGRSKAASTCGSHMTMVTLFFGPSALVYTQPQMSQVLVPAVHIFGNMVTPMLNPVIYTLRNTEVKAALRKLTGPHMVAS, from the coding sequence ATGGTGACTCACTTCATCCTCTTGGGGATCCCCAACACCGATGGCCTCCAGACGATCCTCTTCTTCACTGTCTTAACCTTCTACCTCTGCACCCTCATGGGCAACCTGCTCATCTTATCAGCTGTCCTCATAGACTCCCGcctgcacacccccatgtacttcttcctctgCAACCTTGCCGTGCTGAACATCGGAATGCCCTCCATCGGCTCTCCAAAATTGTTGACCATCCTGTGGGGTCAGAACAGAGTCATCTCCCTGGGCGGGTGCGTGTCCCAGGCCTTCTTTTGGCACCTCCTGGGAAGCACCGAGTGCCTACTCTATACGGTCATGGCCTTCAACCggtacgtggccatctgccacccACTGCGCTACCTGATCATCATGAACTGGAGGGTGTGCGCCCTCCTGGCTGCCGGCACCTGGATCGCCAGCATCTTCCACTCTGCCATCCTCACCAGCCTGACCTTCACGCTGCCCTACTGCGGCTCCAACGTGGTGGACTATTTCTTCTGCGACATCTTCCCAGTAGCTAAGCTGGCCTGCGCGGACACACACATCCTTGAGACCGTGTCCTTCACCAACATTGGTGTAGTGCCCATGACCtgcttcctcctcatcctcctctccTACGTCCGCATCATCTTCTCTGTCCTGAAGATGAAGTCCGGCGCAGGGCGAAGCAAAGCAGCCTCCACTTGCGGCTCGCATATGACCATGGTGACCCTGTTCTTCGGGCCCAGTGCCCTGGTCTACACTCAGCCCCAGATGAGccaagtgctggtgccagctgtTCATATCTTCGGCAACATGGTCACCCCCATGCTGAACCCGGTTATCTACACACTGAGGAACACGGAGGTGAAAGCAGCTCTGAGAAAACTCACAGGGCCTCACATGGTTGCCAGCTGA
- the LOC142004621 gene encoding putative olfactory receptor 10D4, protein MGLVNHTVVTHFILLGIPNTDGLQSILFFTFLAFYLCTLLGNLLILSAVLADSHLHTPMYFFLCNLAMVDIGISSNITPKMLAVLLGQNRVIPLSGCVFQVFFGHILGSTECLLYTVMAYDWYVAICHPLRYLLIMNWRVCALLATGTWITSCFHSTILTSLIFTLPYCRSNVVDYFFCDIFPIVRLACSDTHIVETVTFTNTGMVPMVCFLLILVSYICIIFSVLKMNSGKGPCKAVSTCSSHLTAVMLFFGPCALVYAQPQLSHVLVPAVQVFGLVVASMLNPMIYSLRNKEVKGALKKIVGAHIFSH, encoded by the coding sequence ATGGGACTGGTCAACCACACAGTGGTGACTCATTTCATCCTCTTAGGGATCCCCAACACCGACGGCCTGCAGTCCATCCTCTTCTTCACCTTCTTAGCCTTCTACCTCTGCACCCTCCTGGGCAACCTGCTCATCTTATCAGCTGTCCTTGCTGATTCCCATCTGCACactcccatgtatttcttcctctgCAACCTCGCCATGGTGGACATTGGAATCTCTTCCAACATCACCCCAAAAATGCTGGCCGTCCTGTTGGGTCAGAACAGAGTCATCCCCCTAAGTGGGTGTGTTTTCCAGGTCTTCTTTGGTCACATCCTGGGTAGCACCGAGTGTCTGCTCTACACTGTCATGGCCTATGACTGGtatgtggccatctgccacccGCTGCGCTATCTCCTCATCATGAACTGGAGGGTGTGCGCCCTCCTGGCTACCGGCACCTGGATCACCAGCTGCTTCCACTCCACCATCCTCACCAGCCTGATATTCACGCTGCCCTACTGCAGGTCTAACGTGGTGGACTATTTCTTCTGTGACATCTTCCCAATAGTCAGGCTAGCCTGTTCAGACACACACATTGTTGAGACAGTGACCTTCACCAACACGGGCATGGTGCCCATGGTCTGTTTCCTCCTCATCCTCGTGTCCTACATCTGCATTATCTTCTCCGTCTTAAAGATGAACTCAGGCAAAGGGCCATGCAAAGCGGTCTCCACTTGCAGCTCGCATCTGACCGCAGTGATGCTTTTTTTTGGGCCTTGTGCCCTGGTCTACGCTCAACCCCAGCTCAGCCACGTGCTGGTGCCAGCCGTTCAGGTCTTCGGCCTTGTGGTGGCGTCCATGCTGAACCCGATGATCTACTCCCTGAGGAACAAAGAAGTGAAGGGTGCTCTGAAAAAGATTGTTGGGGCTCACATATTTTCCCACTGA